In Novosphingobium sp. P6W, a genomic segment contains:
- a CDS encoding winged helix-turn-helix transcriptional regulator: protein MADVLTRIGDKWSVFVVMLLGEKDHRFNELQRSVSGISKRMLTLTLRRLERDGLIERTVFPNVPPSVLYALTPLGRSLRGPIDVLGHWAVENQTQIEAARERFDVRSPGPPSSL, encoded by the coding sequence GTGGCAGACGTTCTCACGCGCATCGGCGATAAATGGTCGGTCTTCGTGGTCATGCTGCTGGGTGAGAAGGATCACCGTTTCAATGAGTTGCAGCGTTCGGTATCAGGCATTTCCAAACGCATGCTGACGCTGACGCTGCGTCGCCTCGAGAGAGACGGCCTGATCGAACGGACGGTGTTCCCGAATGTGCCACCATCGGTCCTTTATGCGCTGACACCACTGGGACGCTCGCTCCGGGGGCCCATCGACGTGCTGGGTCATTGGGCCGTCGAGAATCAGACGCAGATCGAGGCGGCGCGCGAGCGCTTTGACGTACGCTCGCCTGGCCCCCCGAGCAGTCTCTGA
- a CDS encoding outer membrane protein, whose protein sequence is MKSLKITVALAGVLAALPALAQDEVPFTGPRIAVTGGWDRINHDGENGSGFTYGGTAGYDAAFGDIRIAPELEVTGSTQKSCFAEAKLSHCERADRDLYAGVRVGYVVMPNLLLYAKAGYTNGRFSDRFSQTTGANTVAVTDHTNRSGIRGGIGAEYALTPRFFLTSEYRYSNYSGDVSRNQVIGGVGMRF, encoded by the coding sequence ATGAAATCTCTCAAGATTACGGTGGCTTTGGCGGGTGTTTTGGCCGCGCTACCTGCGCTGGCGCAGGATGAAGTCCCTTTTACAGGCCCGCGCATTGCGGTGACGGGTGGCTGGGATCGCATCAATCACGACGGCGAGAACGGCTCCGGCTTCACCTATGGCGGTACGGCTGGATACGACGCTGCGTTCGGCGACATCCGCATTGCCCCGGAGCTTGAAGTGACAGGCTCCACCCAGAAATCGTGCTTCGCCGAAGCTAAGCTTAGCCACTGCGAGCGGGCAGATCGAGATCTCTACGCTGGCGTTCGGGTCGGCTATGTCGTGATGCCCAATCTGTTGCTGTACGCGAAGGCCGGCTACACAAACGGGCGCTTTAGCGACCGCTTCAGCCAGACCACCGGCGCAAATACGGTGGCAGTCACCGATCACACCAATCGCTCGGGCATTCGTGGTGGAATCGGCGCCGAATATGCGCTCACGCCACGTTTCTTCCTGACGAGCGAATACCGCTACTCGAACTATTCCGGGGACGTATCGCGCAACCAGGTAATTGGCGGGGTTGGCATGCGCTTCTAA
- a CDS encoding MFS transporter, whose translation MSVARGDYRFSPEEKPLFPGAPYSPRHSGKNRAIYAFSAFVMAMGSGLGNGLITSNINSIAGDMGLYVVEANLLVAVYVAFNATANLLLVKARVQFGIPATMHVVLGALVAAQIVQILAPSLGTAVLARAVSGVAAGGLTTLSLYNIFQVFPLKLRPVAAVVGFSLPQLAVPVARMFPLAMIALDNWRGLHLVELAMALAAWAMLNLMPLPPNVRERAFEPLDALTAALTIVAMLAICTALALGRYFWWTDAAFLGWAFAMALPILGLALLIEDRRARPLLWVRWYATRDILFFTLIAVVVRVSLSEQIYAAVGLLTLGGLTSDQLHPLFVVVFFAMAAGIATACLLLKPERVVVMIMAAAFIIAAGAWLDTGSTSITRPEQLYLSQALIGFGTTLFLGPALMFGIGHIIKRGPTYLVSFVVLFSTTQNVGGLAGSALLGSIQVARERLHAERLAEALSLGDPAVTARISQYASAIAPRLTDPIARAQQANGLLSQALHAQANVLAFNDTFWVVTLVALATGLFIAGVTMFEWMRNRAPETSGAPQ comes from the coding sequence ATGTCTGTCGCTCGCGGCGATTACCGCTTCTCTCCAGAAGAAAAGCCGCTTTTCCCCGGGGCGCCCTATTCGCCCCGGCACAGTGGCAAAAATCGCGCCATCTATGCCTTTTCAGCGTTCGTCATGGCAATGGGCAGTGGTCTTGGAAACGGGCTGATAACATCGAACATCAACTCCATCGCGGGTGACATGGGGCTCTACGTGGTAGAAGCCAATCTCCTCGTCGCAGTCTACGTCGCCTTTAACGCCACTGCCAACCTGCTTCTGGTGAAAGCGCGGGTACAGTTCGGTATCCCGGCCACGATGCACGTCGTTTTGGGCGCTCTTGTCGCTGCACAGATCGTGCAAATTCTAGCACCCTCACTGGGTACTGCGGTCCTCGCTCGCGCGGTAAGCGGAGTTGCAGCCGGCGGCCTTACGACGTTATCGCTGTACAACATTTTCCAGGTCTTTCCGCTGAAGCTGCGGCCTGTCGCGGCTGTGGTCGGCTTCAGCCTTCCCCAACTCGCGGTCCCGGTAGCCCGAATGTTCCCCCTTGCCATGATCGCGCTCGATAACTGGCGAGGGCTGCATCTCGTTGAGTTGGCCATGGCGCTCGCTGCTTGGGCGATGCTCAATCTCATGCCGCTACCTCCCAACGTCCGGGAGAGGGCCTTCGAACCACTGGATGCGCTGACCGCCGCCCTTACCATTGTGGCGATGCTCGCGATTTGCACCGCGTTGGCGCTCGGCCGCTATTTCTGGTGGACCGACGCGGCGTTTCTCGGCTGGGCGTTCGCGATGGCTTTACCGATCTTGGGGCTAGCCCTTCTGATCGAGGATAGACGGGCGCGGCCTCTATTGTGGGTGCGCTGGTACGCAACGCGGGACATCCTGTTTTTCACGTTGATCGCGGTGGTGGTCCGCGTCTCGCTTAGCGAGCAAATCTACGCCGCGGTCGGCCTTCTGACTCTCGGCGGCCTTACCAGCGATCAGCTTCATCCGCTTTTCGTTGTCGTATTCTTCGCGATGGCGGCCGGGATCGCCACCGCATGCTTGCTACTCAAGCCCGAGCGCGTGGTAGTGATGATCATGGCAGCCGCCTTCATCATCGCGGCAGGCGCATGGCTGGACACTGGTTCGACCAGTATCACGCGGCCTGAGCAACTCTACCTTAGCCAAGCTTTAATCGGCTTTGGCACGACCCTCTTCCTTGGCCCGGCGCTGATGTTTGGCATCGGTCACATCATCAAGCGTGGACCGACCTACCTAGTTAGCTTTGTTGTCCTGTTCAGCACGACGCAGAATGTCGGCGGCCTGGCTGGTTCGGCGTTGCTCGGCAGCATCCAAGTCGCTCGCGAGCGACTTCATGCCGAGCGACTGGCAGAAGCGCTGTCCCTTGGCGATCCGGCGGTGACGGCCAGAATCTCGCAATACGCTTCAGCGATCGCACCGCGCCTTACCGACCCGATCGCGCGGGCCCAACAGGCGAACGGTCTGCTGAGCCAGGCATTGCATGCGCAGGCGAATGTTCTCGCTTTCAACGACACTTTCTGGGTCGTCACGCTTGTCGCGCTCGCAACCGGCCTCTTCATCGCTGGCGTCACGATGTTCGAATGGATGCGGAACCGCGCACCCGAAACTTCAGGGGCTCCGCAATGA
- a CDS encoding HlyD family secretion protein: MTDVQTPESATEMPVWHPPKQAPLVTLGLALALLAAVAIILQVWGIGPWAGRSEQTDNALVRGRTVVMAPQVSGYVTRVLVRDFATVREGQLLALIDDDIYKARLAQARANLAVQLAALANSRQAHRARAAGITSEDAAITDASAQLLRSKADMNRALDLVSDGSISIRERDQTAAALAAAEANLRQATARTQIAREDLRTVDVGRGGLAAQVEVARAQLRLAEIDLLHTIIRAPEAGQLGEIHVRLGQFVTNGTSLMELVPPDRWIIAQFKESQTNRMMVGQPATFTIDALGGEQLKGRITRIAPATGWEFAVLKPDNATGNFVKVPQRLAVLIAIEPRQALADRLRPGMSVEMRIDVEGGK; encoded by the coding sequence ATGACCGATGTCCAGACGCCCGAGTCAGCCACCGAGATGCCTGTATGGCATCCGCCGAAGCAAGCTCCACTCGTAACTCTGGGGCTCGCTCTCGCGCTGCTCGCGGCGGTCGCTATCATCCTTCAGGTCTGGGGAATCGGACCGTGGGCCGGGCGGTCAGAGCAGACCGACAACGCTCTGGTCCGCGGGCGCACGGTCGTGATGGCGCCCCAGGTCAGTGGCTACGTTACGCGGGTCTTGGTGCGAGATTTTGCGACCGTTCGCGAAGGGCAACTGCTCGCGCTTATCGACGACGACATCTACAAAGCAAGGTTGGCGCAGGCGCGCGCCAACCTTGCTGTTCAGCTTGCGGCGCTCGCCAACAGTCGCCAGGCTCACCGCGCGCGTGCGGCCGGCATCACGAGTGAGGATGCGGCTATCACGGACGCCTCAGCGCAACTCCTGCGCTCGAAGGCCGACATGAATCGTGCGCTCGATCTGGTGAGCGATGGATCGATCTCAATCCGGGAACGCGATCAGACCGCAGCAGCCCTCGCCGCAGCCGAAGCGAACCTGCGTCAGGCAACTGCCAGAACGCAGATCGCACGCGAAGACCTCCGAACGGTCGATGTCGGCCGCGGCGGACTTGCGGCGCAAGTTGAGGTAGCCCGGGCCCAACTGAGGCTTGCCGAAATCGACTTGCTACACACGATCATTCGCGCGCCGGAAGCTGGCCAACTTGGCGAGATCCACGTTCGGCTCGGCCAGTTCGTAACAAACGGCACCTCGCTGATGGAACTCGTCCCGCCAGACCGATGGATCATAGCCCAGTTTAAGGAAAGCCAGACCAATCGGATGATGGTCGGTCAACCCGCGACCTTCACGATCGATGCCCTCGGCGGCGAGCAACTCAAAGGGCGCATAACCCGGATTGCGCCCGCGACCGGTTGGGAATTCGCTGTACTGAAGCCCGACAATGCTACGGGTAATTTCGTCAAGGTTCCCCAGCGCCTGGCAGTATTGATCGCGATCGAGCCACGTCAGGCGCTAGCAGACCGCCTCCGGCCAGGCATGTCCGTCGAGATGCGGATCGATGTGGAGGGCGGCAAGTGA
- a CDS encoding efflux transporter outer membrane subunit: MRLPSYLLLTIALSGCAGPRPPMPPAALVAAPSDWRIGGSPLRGIDRDWWVQFGDPALDELVERALAQNVDLMAAGAKISEARAQFRLSESHGQPSAGLSIGGGPTRTISAFGEGVDQTQSSAQLSVSYEVDLFGRLSAATDASRQTLIATEFERDATRVALISTVVTGYVGLRSLDMQLQTTIDTVNSRAAELTVLRRRSAAGYSSQLDLLQAEAVFEAAARLVPATRLAITKQESALSVLVGDAPGAIARGADLEGLGPLEIPHMLPAAVLRQRPDIAEAEAHIVAADRNLDSARAAFMPRIQLSANAGGVASTALPSPVSLFSIGSSILAPLFQGGALRASADAAAARRDQAAFAYRKTALTAFQEVEDALAGVVRNGEERETATRQVASLRAALDLARRRYRAGYSSYLDQLDAERSLLEAQLQLIDLHRKRLASVVALYQSLGGGWQRSDRYPQS, translated from the coding sequence GTGAGGCTGCCCAGTTACCTTCTGTTGACTATTGCTCTGTCCGGGTGCGCCGGCCCGCGTCCACCCATGCCGCCGGCAGCGTTAGTCGCAGCGCCCAGCGATTGGCGCATCGGAGGATCGCCGTTGCGTGGGATCGACAGGGACTGGTGGGTTCAGTTCGGAGATCCGGCCCTTGACGAACTGGTCGAGCGGGCGCTTGCGCAAAATGTCGATCTAATGGCAGCCGGTGCGAAGATATCTGAGGCGCGCGCTCAATTCAGACTCTCCGAGAGCCATGGTCAGCCTTCGGCTGGCCTATCGATAGGCGGTGGGCCAACCCGGACCATCAGCGCGTTCGGCGAAGGCGTTGATCAGACCCAGAGTAGCGCACAGCTGTCGGTCTCTTACGAGGTCGACCTTTTCGGTCGCTTGTCGGCCGCGACAGATGCGAGCCGGCAAACGCTCATCGCAACCGAGTTTGAGCGGGATGCGACCCGCGTCGCACTCATTTCGACGGTCGTCACCGGCTATGTAGGGCTGCGCTCGTTGGACATGCAACTGCAGACCACAATTGATACCGTCAATTCGAGGGCGGCGGAGTTGACCGTGCTACGACGTAGATCGGCTGCCGGTTATTCCTCGCAGCTCGATCTTCTGCAGGCTGAAGCCGTATTCGAGGCGGCCGCCCGGCTGGTGCCGGCAACGCGCCTTGCTATTACTAAGCAGGAAAGCGCGCTGAGCGTACTGGTCGGTGACGCGCCTGGGGCGATCGCACGCGGGGCCGACCTCGAAGGGCTTGGACCACTCGAAATTCCGCACATGCTACCAGCTGCCGTGTTGCGGCAACGACCGGATATCGCGGAAGCCGAAGCGCACATCGTGGCGGCCGATCGCAACCTGGACTCAGCCCGCGCGGCCTTCATGCCGCGCATTCAACTTTCGGCCAATGCCGGGGGCGTTGCTTCCACGGCCTTACCCAGCCCGGTCAGCCTGTTCTCGATCGGCAGCTCGATTCTCGCGCCGTTGTTCCAGGGCGGGGCGCTGCGCGCGAGTGCGGATGCGGCGGCCGCGCGGCGCGATCAGGCCGCTTTTGCATATCGTAAAACCGCGCTGACAGCCTTTCAGGAGGTCGAGGATGCGCTGGCGGGGGTGGTGCGCAATGGCGAGGAGCGGGAGACGGCCACGCGGCAGGTTGCGTCTTTGCGCGCCGCGCTCGACCTTGCCCGCCGCCGTTATCGAGCTGGCTATTCGTCCTATCTCGATCAGTTGGATGCGGAGCGGTCGCTGCTTGAGGCGCAGCTTCAGTTGATCGACCTTCATCGCAAGCGGCTGGCGTCGGTAGTGGCATTGTACCAAAGCCTCGGTGGAGGCTGGCAGCGGTCAGATCGGTATCCACAATCATAG
- a CDS encoding response regulator transcription factor, with product MQPITPISTDIPVIGIVDDDEDVRIALEALVASIGFTSKMFETADALLASGRLAELDCVVTDLQMPGMNGLSLARHIQRTRPMPVILITAFPAPGLDEQAATAGVRCLLRKPFDPLALIDELEAIAR from the coding sequence ATGCAACCGATAACACCCATCTCCACAGATATTCCTGTCATCGGGATCGTTGATGACGATGAGGACGTTCGGATCGCCCTTGAGGCTCTGGTAGCGAGCATTGGTTTCACATCCAAGATGTTCGAGACGGCCGACGCCTTGCTGGCCTCCGGCCGGCTGGCGGAATTAGACTGCGTGGTGACCGACCTTCAGATGCCTGGGATGAACGGTTTATCCCTGGCACGACATATCCAGCGCACGCGACCAATGCCCGTCATCCTTATCACGGCATTTCCGGCGCCCGGACTGGACGAGCAAGCAGCAACAGCGGGGGTAAGGTGCTTGCTTCGCAAGCCGTTTGACCCCCTCGCCCTCATCGACGAATTGGAAGCGATCGCTCGTTGA
- a CDS encoding ATP-binding protein, with product MDPFDLLNESVVRFGRDGLILGFNRESETLYGWDRTTVIGKPFPQVFGEEAEGWAERLAESDKWQGDVLRQTSKGPIQISLRWSARRDTDGSLIEIFETGRNIEDVRQLRRSAEENAFRYDNLFHAIAVAFFEIDFSGVGAELKRLRESGVTDIRAYLDAHPTFVRHLRDFEDILSVNDAAVRLFGAENAEDLTGFRSGRLWPDESLPDYVNALMAVLDEQTHFVCETRLNALDGRQIDGLFTVAWSPETRKRGIMVIGVMDLGDRNRAHAELARSESNYRNLLDVMSVGLIEHDFTDVDIQLEEYRAEGVTDLETHLLADPARTMRMLDAMHIRTVNDQALRIFGVDRHDQVPGGLRWLWPQDSYGIVARAIDGRYRRVLMPPTETRIRRRDGSVIDVALAIWAAPERLPGQPVMTALIDISDRVAAQQRLEHVRAEFAHASRIATLGELAASIAHEVSQPLSAIVSNTIIAERLLERRKASIDHQVLPMIRHTISAAKRAADIISRVRSVAAPQSGQAEPLSINDVIIEALQFVRQELVQSCVSCTPVLGAELPTVCGDRIQLQQVVVNLVLNAVQAMRDSLSQAGSITISTWAEGAWLKVRVDDVGHGISTDQLERVFDSFYTTKTGGMGIGLAVCRSIVEQHEGAIIATSLPVGARFEVSLPIGTH from the coding sequence TTGGATCCTTTCGATCTCCTCAATGAGAGCGTTGTGCGCTTCGGGCGCGACGGGCTTATTCTCGGCTTCAATCGTGAGTCCGAAACACTTTATGGCTGGGATCGCACAACTGTTATCGGGAAGCCATTTCCGCAGGTTTTCGGTGAAGAAGCTGAGGGCTGGGCAGAACGCTTGGCCGAGAGCGATAAATGGCAGGGCGACGTGCTCCGGCAGACCAGTAAAGGGCCGATCCAGATATCGCTCCGCTGGTCTGCACGGCGCGACACTGATGGATCTTTGATCGAAATTTTCGAGACCGGCCGTAATATCGAGGATGTCCGTCAGTTACGCCGGTCCGCTGAAGAAAATGCCTTCCGCTACGATAACCTCTTTCATGCCATTGCGGTGGCATTCTTCGAGATCGACTTCAGCGGCGTCGGGGCCGAATTAAAGCGTCTGAGAGAGAGCGGCGTCACCGATATCCGGGCTTACCTTGACGCACATCCCACCTTTGTTCGGCATCTGCGGGACTTCGAAGACATCCTCAGCGTGAACGACGCGGCAGTGCGTCTGTTTGGTGCCGAAAATGCGGAAGATCTGACTGGCTTTCGCAGTGGCCGCCTATGGCCGGACGAAAGCCTGCCCGACTATGTCAATGCGCTGATGGCCGTGCTTGACGAACAAACCCACTTCGTGTGCGAAACCCGTCTGAACGCGTTGGATGGGCGCCAGATCGACGGGCTTTTTACTGTCGCTTGGTCTCCGGAGACCCGCAAGCGCGGGATTATGGTCATAGGAGTAATGGACCTCGGCGATCGTAATCGCGCGCATGCGGAACTCGCCAGAAGCGAGTCGAACTATCGCAACCTTCTGGATGTGATGTCGGTGGGATTGATCGAACACGACTTCACCGATGTCGATATCCAGCTTGAAGAATATCGCGCCGAGGGCGTGACCGATCTCGAAACCCACCTCCTTGCCGATCCGGCCCGGACCATGCGCATGCTCGACGCAATGCACATCCGGACGGTGAATGACCAGGCGCTGCGGATCTTCGGAGTCGACCGCCACGATCAAGTCCCCGGCGGGCTTCGATGGCTTTGGCCGCAAGACAGCTACGGCATCGTGGCGCGAGCCATCGACGGTCGTTATCGCCGGGTCCTGATGCCACCTACCGAGACTCGAATTCGCCGTCGCGACGGTAGCGTGATCGACGTTGCGCTTGCCATCTGGGCAGCACCGGAGCGGCTTCCTGGACAGCCGGTTATGACAGCCCTGATTGATATCAGCGACAGAGTCGCAGCGCAGCAAAGGCTTGAGCATGTTCGCGCCGAATTTGCGCACGCATCCCGGATTGCGACCTTGGGCGAGTTAGCTGCATCGATCGCGCATGAAGTCAGCCAGCCACTTTCCGCAATTGTCTCGAACACCATCATCGCCGAGCGTCTCTTGGAGCGAAGGAAAGCGTCGATTGACCACCAAGTACTTCCCATGATCCGGCACACGATCAGCGCCGCGAAGCGTGCCGCAGACATCATCTCGCGCGTTCGATCGGTAGCTGCGCCCCAAAGCGGACAGGCAGAGCCGCTTTCGATCAATGACGTAATTATCGAGGCCTTGCAGTTTGTCCGCCAAGAACTCGTCCAGTCCTGCGTCTCCTGCACCCCGGTACTGGGAGCCGAGCTCCCCACAGTTTGCGGTGACCGCATCCAGTTGCAGCAGGTGGTCGTAAATCTTGTTCTAAATGCTGTCCAAGCGATGCGTGATTCACTGAGCCAAGCTGGCTCGATCACCATATCAACCTGGGCAGAAGGCGCGTGGTTGAAGGTTCGTGTCGACGATGTCGGGCATGGTATTTCAACCGATCAGCTCGAACGTGTTTTCGATAGTTTCTACACCACGAAGACGGGCGGCATGGGGATCGGCTTGGCGGTCTGCCGCTCTATTGTCGAACAGCATGAAGGTGCCATAATAGCTACCTCGCTGCCCGTAGGCGCGCGGTTCGAGGTAAGCCTTCCCATTGGCACGCATTAG
- a CDS encoding PAS domain-containing sensor histidine kinase, which translates to MPQHERAMRPSQKEFGWLEGSMPQIFWIAGADGKMRFLSKGFSELTGLDGDEVIRGDGWKEVVYPEDMPSLEALWRDARAGACESRSYFRIRLRSGLYRWMHSVGRPVLSSHSGSITHWVGGLVDVDTEFRAHRSIAEMNRDLNLKVDDETDLMTRLRWRFRSLFHDRNIGVIEIDVAGIKAEIDSLRLAGVKDMSDVLTGNTDTMDALINRASTVEVNRTLALMLGFEDADACLVGHRQLLGRLGARNPLRLVVQALVAGRDALDGVADLTTADGRCLTVAYAINISEDSTCYATLVDITQQQRMAELQLAIQSQLAQANRAATIGALSISIAHELDQPITSLRIELQALERSISSLPEPSTAVHAGLQRVQRQCERLTHIIHRTRDRVSSHDRSVGMVDLAILAEALPSLLQREIKDGAVHLEIARPRGPCLLKADPADLQQVLVNLVLNAIEAMQKMPANTRSVWLSVAQQDNGVRVQVIDSGPGIQEQNFLRIFDPFFTTKPSGVGMGLQICRTLVESMGGDLQARNVAGGGSIFEFWIPN; encoded by the coding sequence ATGCCGCAGCACGAGCGGGCTATGCGGCCGAGCCAGAAAGAATTCGGCTGGCTTGAGGGTTCCATGCCGCAGATTTTCTGGATTGCGGGCGCGGACGGAAAAATGCGCTTCCTCAGCAAGGGATTTTCCGAACTGACCGGGCTGGATGGCGACGAGGTGATCCGTGGAGATGGCTGGAAAGAGGTCGTTTACCCCGAAGATATGCCGTCTCTCGAAGCACTGTGGCGCGATGCGCGGGCCGGAGCGTGCGAATCTCGTAGCTACTTCCGGATACGGCTTCGAAGCGGGCTCTATCGCTGGATGCACTCTGTCGGCCGCCCCGTCTTGTCCTCCCATAGCGGCTCAATCACGCACTGGGTCGGCGGGCTCGTCGATGTCGACACCGAGTTCCGCGCGCATCGTTCGATCGCGGAAATGAACCGCGATCTAAACCTGAAAGTCGATGACGAAACAGATTTGATGACGCGGCTGCGCTGGCGCTTTCGCTCGCTTTTCCATGACCGCAACATCGGCGTTATCGAAATCGACGTAGCAGGTATCAAAGCTGAGATTGACAGCCTTCGGCTCGCCGGTGTGAAGGATATGTCGGACGTGCTTACCGGAAACACAGATACCATGGACGCTCTGATCAATCGGGCGAGCACTGTTGAAGTGAACCGGACGCTGGCGCTTATGTTGGGTTTTGAGGACGCTGATGCATGCCTGGTCGGGCATCGGCAGTTGCTCGGCCGCCTGGGGGCGAGAAATCCCCTTCGATTGGTGGTTCAGGCATTGGTCGCTGGCAGGGATGCCTTGGACGGGGTAGCCGATCTGACAACTGCGGATGGGCGTTGCCTCACGGTCGCTTATGCGATCAACATCTCAGAGGATTCCACTTGCTATGCCACGCTCGTAGATATCACGCAGCAACAACGAATGGCGGAACTGCAACTGGCCATTCAGTCCCAACTCGCTCAGGCTAACCGCGCCGCCACGATCGGTGCGCTTTCCATTTCGATCGCGCACGAGTTGGATCAACCGATTACTTCGTTGAGGATCGAATTGCAGGCCTTGGAACGGTCAATTTCCAGCCTGCCGGAGCCATCGACCGCAGTACATGCAGGGCTTCAACGCGTTCAGCGCCAGTGCGAGCGCCTGACCCATATCATCCACCGAACGCGTGATCGGGTATCGAGCCACGATCGGTCCGTTGGTATGGTCGATCTTGCGATACTTGCTGAAGCCTTGCCCTCACTCCTTCAGCGCGAGATCAAGGACGGTGCGGTGCATCTTGAAATCGCAAGGCCGCGCGGCCCTTGCTTGCTGAAAGCCGATCCGGCAGACCTCCAGCAAGTGCTCGTTAATCTCGTGTTAAATGCCATCGAAGCTATGCAGAAGATGCCGGCTAATACGCGCTCGGTTTGGCTCAGTGTCGCCCAGCAGGATAACGGCGTGCGTGTGCAGGTGATCGATTCAGGCCCCGGCATCCAGGAGCAGAATTTCCTGCGGATATTCGACCCGTTCTTCACCACGAAACCAAGCGGGGTTGGCATGGGCCTCCAAATCTGCCGCACGCTCGTTGAGTCGATGGGCGGGGATTTGCAGGCCCGAAACGTTGCGGGTGGTGGCTCGATTTTTGAATTCTGGATCCCGAACTGA
- a CDS encoding sensor histidine kinase produces the protein MIISNGEGPASSSVPFEYEGAGRREADHRIANSLQLLSALLSSQCREVSDPDARAALETSVQRIGAIAGVHRQLYKSPGQNSVDLCAYLMDLLAGLQESFSCEHRQIHLEADPVNTPSEFASVVGIIVTELVINACKHAYAADQHGSITVTLAIDGARGFILEVRDRGRGRRYEGQTDLGLGSRIIDLMTRQLGADARYAPVTVGTSFVITGGLPST, from the coding sequence ATGATAATCTCTAACGGTGAAGGGCCCGCAAGTAGCTCTGTTCCGTTCGAATACGAAGGCGCGGGGCGCCGAGAGGCCGACCATCGGATTGCAAACAGCCTTCAACTTCTGTCGGCGCTTTTGTCATCGCAGTGCCGAGAAGTTAGTGACCCCGACGCCCGGGCCGCGCTTGAAACGTCGGTTCAGCGAATTGGCGCCATCGCGGGAGTCCATCGGCAGCTATACAAATCGCCTGGCCAGAACAGCGTCGATCTGTGTGCTTATCTGATGGATCTACTCGCCGGGCTGCAGGAGAGCTTTAGCTGTGAGCACCGTCAAATTCACTTAGAAGCTGATCCGGTCAACACGCCGAGCGAATTTGCCAGTGTGGTCGGAATCATTGTGACCGAGCTCGTGATCAATGCGTGCAAGCACGCATATGCAGCGGATCAGCATGGCTCCATCACGGTGACGCTGGCGATCGATGGTGCGCGGGGTTTCATACTCGAGGTTCGGGATCGGGGCCGCGGTCGAAGATACGAAGGACAAACGGATCTTGGGCTTGGGTCTCGGATTATCGACCTGATGACGCGCCAGCTTGGCGCAGATGCGCGATACGCACCGGTTACGGTCGGGACATCCTTTGTTATCACCGGCGGACTGCCATCGACGTGA
- a CDS encoding helix-turn-helix domain-containing protein: MRPKRLEPKSGCAVELTVSIIGGVWKPLILFHLLGGKKRFMELARLIPNATQRMLTLQLRELESDGLLTRHIFAEVPPKVEYEVTPLAKSLAPVMLSLRDWGEGYRTDQQKLPALQVDCPREAAPRHKPEKAASVPAIPEPDQIAMPVAN; encoded by the coding sequence ATGCGCCCGAAGCGACTTGAGCCAAAAAGTGGATGCGCCGTTGAGCTTACCGTTTCGATCATCGGCGGGGTCTGGAAGCCACTGATCCTTTTTCATCTCCTTGGCGGAAAGAAGCGGTTTATGGAATTGGCGCGACTGATCCCCAACGCGACCCAGCGGATGCTGACCCTTCAACTGCGCGAACTTGAGAGCGACGGGCTCCTGACGCGGCATATCTTTGCCGAGGTGCCTCCGAAGGTCGAATATGAAGTGACACCGCTTGCGAAGTCGCTCGCGCCGGTAATGCTGAGCCTGCGCGACTGGGGTGAGGGTTACAGAACGGATCAGCAGAAGCTGCCGGCGCTGCAGGTTGATTGCCCCCGCGAAGCTGCGCCTCGTCATAAGCCCGAAAAGGCGGCATCAGTCCCGGCAATTCCGGAACCTGACCAGATTGCCATGCCGGTAGCAAATTAG